In the Candidatus Eisenbacteria bacterium genome, one interval contains:
- a CDS encoding phenylalanine--tRNA ligase subunit beta, whose product MLLSYQWLKEWVPTAPPPDRLAELLTARGFPVDSVQPRARFSGVIVGKVVERAPHPNADRLSLCKVDTGSGVLEIVCGAPNARAGITVALAVEGAVLPGGVLKKSKIRGVVSNGMMCSARELELSQEHAGILELDPSLPAGQDFAKAAGLDDTLLEVDVSHNRGDALCVRGLAREVAAALGVDLVSPLKPLPPDDAPLPGVAAVEIEDPADCPRYAARVVEGLTVGPSPQWLRSRVEALGMRSINNVVDATNFTMLELGQPIHAFDLSKVRGGRLRVRRARAGEKLRTLDGVDRELPPEALLIADAEGPLALAGLMGGEPSEVTAGTNRVLLESATFGAARVRQGAHKLRLASEAGRRFERGTDVEAVPEALDRVAQLLAQVAGGRVLPGKLDAWPGRCERRRVELRPDRARRMLSLDLDRAGLEAPLRALGFEVEPGAGEAPPIAVRVPGWRTDVTAEIDLVEEIARHVGYDSIPEIPGSVTAIFGSRRPEEIFRDHLRGALFGLGFHEGQCPSMLGPDDLKHAPVLPPEARREPVALANPLSREYSLLRPSLLPGLLRAVSHNARHGRRDVRLFELGHVFLRSDGPLPDEPLTLGLALHGARHASGFGLGADSADFLDFKGILEAALGALRIDTPRSVAYDGAGFRPGRAAELRAGEERLGWFGEADPAALEHLEIPGATFLAELDVAALERASRPAGRFRDWPRFPGVKRDLAFLVDLGAEAGTLEDAIAEAAGPLLKAVRLFDVYAGERVAAGLKNLAFSLEFQSAERTLSDAEVDAALTRVVRRLEERHAARLRT is encoded by the coding sequence ATGCTCCTCTCGTACCAGTGGCTGAAGGAATGGGTGCCCACGGCGCCCCCGCCCGACCGGCTCGCGGAGCTGCTCACCGCGCGCGGCTTCCCGGTGGACTCGGTGCAGCCCCGCGCGCGTTTCTCGGGCGTGATCGTGGGCAAGGTGGTGGAGCGCGCCCCGCATCCCAACGCCGACCGGCTGAGCCTGTGCAAGGTGGACACCGGCAGCGGCGTGCTGGAGATCGTGTGCGGCGCCCCCAACGCCCGGGCCGGCATCACCGTGGCGCTGGCGGTGGAGGGCGCGGTCCTGCCCGGCGGCGTGCTCAAGAAAAGCAAGATCCGCGGCGTGGTCTCCAACGGCATGATGTGCTCGGCCCGCGAGCTGGAGCTCTCCCAGGAGCACGCCGGGATCCTGGAATTGGACCCCTCGCTGCCCGCGGGCCAGGACTTCGCGAAGGCGGCCGGCCTGGACGACACGCTGCTCGAGGTGGACGTGAGCCACAACCGCGGCGACGCGCTGTGCGTGCGCGGCCTGGCGCGCGAGGTGGCCGCGGCGCTCGGCGTGGACCTGGTGTCGCCGCTGAAGCCGCTGCCCCCGGACGACGCCCCGCTGCCCGGGGTGGCCGCCGTGGAGATCGAGGATCCCGCCGACTGCCCGCGCTATGCGGCCCGCGTGGTGGAGGGCCTCACCGTGGGGCCGTCCCCGCAGTGGCTGCGCAGCCGCGTGGAGGCGCTGGGGATGCGCTCCATCAACAACGTGGTGGACGCCACCAACTTCACCATGCTGGAGCTGGGCCAGCCCATCCACGCGTTCGACCTCTCCAAGGTGCGCGGTGGCCGGCTGCGGGTGCGCCGCGCCCGCGCGGGAGAGAAGCTCCGCACGCTCGACGGCGTGGACCGCGAGCTGCCGCCCGAGGCGCTGCTGATCGCCGATGCCGAGGGCCCGCTGGCGCTGGCCGGGCTGATGGGGGGCGAGCCCAGCGAAGTCACCGCAGGCACGAACCGGGTGCTGCTGGAGAGCGCCACCTTTGGAGCCGCCCGAGTGCGGCAGGGGGCGCACAAGCTGCGGCTGGCCTCCGAGGCCGGGCGGCGCTTCGAGCGCGGCACGGACGTGGAGGCGGTACCGGAGGCTCTGGACCGCGTCGCGCAGCTGCTGGCCCAGGTGGCCGGCGGGCGCGTGCTGCCCGGAAAGCTGGACGCCTGGCCGGGCCGCTGCGAGCGCCGCCGCGTGGAGTTGCGCCCCGACCGGGCGCGCCGGATGCTGTCGCTCGACCTGGACCGCGCGGGGCTGGAGGCGCCGCTGCGGGCGCTCGGATTCGAAGTGGAGCCGGGCGCCGGGGAGGCCCCGCCGATCGCCGTGCGCGTGCCGGGGTGGCGAACCGACGTGACTGCCGAAATCGACCTGGTGGAGGAGATCGCCCGGCACGTCGGCTATGACTCGATTCCCGAGATTCCCGGCTCGGTCACCGCGATCTTCGGGTCGCGCCGGCCGGAGGAGATCTTCCGGGACCACCTGCGCGGGGCCCTGTTCGGACTGGGCTTCCACGAGGGGCAGTGCCCGTCCATGCTGGGCCCGGACGACCTGAAGCACGCCCCGGTGCTGCCACCCGAGGCGCGCCGGGAGCCCGTGGCGCTGGCCAACCCGCTGAGCCGGGAGTACTCGCTGCTGCGCCCGTCGCTGCTGCCGGGCCTGCTGCGCGCGGTGAGCCACAACGCGCGCCACGGCCGCCGCGACGTGCGGCTGTTCGAGCTCGGCCACGTGTTCCTGCGCTCCGACGGGCCTCTGCCCGACGAGCCGCTCACGCTGGGCCTGGCGCTGCACGGCGCGCGACACGCGTCCGGGTTCGGCCTGGGGGCGGACAGCGCGGATTTCCTCGATTTCAAGGGCATTCTCGAGGCCGCGCTGGGGGCGTTGCGCATTGACACGCCGCGCAGCGTGGCCTACGATGGGGCCGGATTCAGGCCGGGACGCGCGGCGGAGCTGCGCGCGGGAGAGGAGCGCCTGGGCTGGTTCGGCGAAGCCGATCCGGCCGCGCTCGAGCACCTCGAGATTCCAGGTGCCACCTTCCTCGCGGAGCTCGACGTCGCCGCCCTGGAGCGGGCCTCCAGGCCCGCGGGCCGCTTCCGCGACTGGCCGCGGTTCCCCGGGGTGAAGCGGGACCTGGCGTTCCTCGTGGACCTCGGAGCCGAGGCCGGAACGCTGGAGGACGCCATCGCCGAGGCCGCCGGTCCGCTGCTGAAGGCGGTCCGCCTGTTCGATGTGTACGCGGGGGAGAGGGTCGCGGCCGGGCTCAAGAACCTCGCGTTTTCGTTGGAATTCCAGAGCGCCGAGCGCACCCTTTCGGACGCCGAGGTGGACGCCGCGCTGACCCGCGTGGTGCGACGGCTGGAAGAGCGCCACGCCGCGCGGCTGCGGACCTGA
- the pheS gene encoding phenylalanine--tRNA ligase subunit alpha, protein MPASVLDQAEDRVRAALDGLLADPARGWDELDAAVEALAGAGSQALAAAGDAPGLDLVELRLMKQKGVLNLLLRSVGQLPPDQRKRLGALANRCRGAWTGAVEERRASLGSSAAGGRPAFDVTLPGRRFFTGRPHILNQVRDEIVEIFLGMGFSTAEGPEVEDDHHNFSALNFGPHHPARDAHDTLFVEGGSLLRTHTSPVQIRVMESRQPPLRMLFPGRVYRAEQLDATHAAEFHQIEGLYVDRGVSMAHLKGTLSAFARRFLGEATRTRFRPSYFPFTEPSGEMDVSCILCGGTGRAGTPEAPARCGVCKGSGWMEILGCGMVHPNVFRSVAIDPEEWTGFAFGMGYDRIAMLRHAIPDIRYFLENDLRFLEQF, encoded by the coding sequence ATGCCGGCGAGCGTCCTCGACCAGGCGGAAGACCGGGTCCGGGCGGCCCTCGACGGGCTGCTCGCCGACCCCGCCCGCGGTTGGGATGAACTGGACGCTGCGGTGGAGGCGCTGGCGGGCGCGGGCTCGCAGGCGCTGGCCGCCGCCGGCGACGCCCCCGGGCTGGACCTGGTGGAGCTGCGCCTGATGAAGCAGAAGGGCGTGCTCAACCTGCTGTTGCGCTCGGTGGGCCAGCTTCCCCCGGACCAGCGCAAGCGGTTGGGCGCGCTGGCCAACCGCTGCCGGGGCGCCTGGACGGGCGCGGTGGAGGAACGCCGCGCGTCGCTCGGAAGCTCCGCCGCGGGCGGACGGCCCGCCTTCGACGTCACCCTGCCCGGCCGCCGGTTCTTCACCGGGCGGCCGCACATCCTGAACCAGGTCCGCGACGAGATCGTGGAGATCTTCCTGGGCATGGGCTTCTCCACCGCGGAGGGGCCCGAGGTCGAGGACGACCACCACAATTTCTCCGCGCTCAACTTCGGCCCGCACCACCCCGCGCGCGACGCCCACGACACGCTGTTCGTCGAGGGCGGCTCGCTGCTGCGCACGCACACCTCGCCGGTGCAGATCCGGGTGATGGAGAGCCGCCAGCCGCCGCTGCGGATGCTGTTCCCCGGCCGCGTGTACCGGGCCGAGCAGCTGGACGCCACCCACGCGGCGGAATTCCACCAGATCGAGGGACTGTACGTGGACCGCGGGGTCTCCATGGCCCACCTCAAGGGCACCCTGTCCGCGTTCGCCCGCCGCTTCCTGGGCGAGGCCACCCGCACCCGCTTCCGCCCCTCGTACTTCCCGTTCACCGAGCCCAGCGGCGAGATGGACGTGTCGTGCATCCTCTGCGGCGGGACCGGGCGCGCCGGCACGCCCGAGGCACCCGCGCGCTGCGGGGTGTGCAAGGGCTCGGGCTGGATGGAGATCCTGGGCTGCGGCATGGTGCACCCGAATGTCTTCCGGTCCGTGGCGATCGATCCCGAGGAGTGGACCGGGTTCGCGTTCGGGATGGGCTACGACCGGATCGCGATGCTCCGGCACGCGATCCCCGACATTCGCTACTTCCTCGAGAACGACCTGCGGTTCCTCGAACAGTTCTAG
- the rplT gene encoding 50S ribosomal protein L20, producing the protein MPRAKTVVPGRAKRRKVLKQTKGNFGGRSRLYQTARETLFRALRYSYEHRRTKKREFRALWIQRINAAARMNGITYNALIHGLRLANVEIDRKILAELAVKDAAGFTQLVEVARSAHA; encoded by the coding sequence ATGCCGAGAGCCAAAACCGTTGTCCCGGGCCGCGCCAAGCGCCGCAAGGTGCTCAAGCAGACCAAGGGCAACTTCGGGGGCCGCAGCCGCCTCTACCAGACCGCGCGCGAGACGCTGTTCCGCGCCCTGCGCTACTCCTACGAGCACCGTCGCACCAAGAAGCGCGAGTTCCGCGCCCTGTGGATCCAGCGCATCAACGCCGCCGCACGGATGAACGGGATCACGTACAACGCGCTGATCCACGGCCTGCGCCTGGCCAACGTGGAGATCGACCGCAAGATCCTGGCCGAGCTCGCGGTGAAGGACGCCGCCGGGTTCACCCAGCTGGTCGAAGTGGCCCGCTCCGCCCACGCCTGA
- the rpmI gene encoding 50S ribosomal protein L35: protein MPKMKSNRAAAKRYRVTGTGKVVRNQARKRHLLTSKTSKNKRQLGGSVVLKPGDAKRARRLLGM, encoded by the coding sequence ATGCCCAAGATGAAGTCCAACCGCGCGGCGGCGAAACGTTACCGCGTGACCGGCACCGGCAAGGTGGTGCGCAACCAGGCCCGCAAGCGCCACCTGCTGACCTCGAAGACCTCGAAGAACAAGCGCCAGTTGGGCGGTTCCGTCGTCCTGAAGCCGGGCGACGCGAAGCGCGCGCGTCGGCTGCTGGGAATGTAA
- a CDS encoding translation initiation factor IF-3, protein MPIAKQAEVRINDRIRVPQVRVVGADGQQVGLLPTYEALEMARSAGLDLVEVSPTSRPPVCRIMDYGKFKYEQSKRTRKAKKHQHVTRMKEVKLRPKVEEHDYLFKVNHARQFLSERDKVKVSLTFRGRELAHQELGHKIIQRVAADLADVGQVEMPARMEGRILVMVLIPKPGLKPKPREGEGEHAEAPAAVPARPAAPKPE, encoded by the coding sequence CTGCCCATCGCCAAACAAGCCGAAGTGCGCATCAACGACCGCATCCGGGTCCCGCAGGTCCGGGTGGTCGGTGCCGACGGCCAGCAGGTCGGCCTTCTCCCCACGTACGAAGCCCTGGAAATGGCGCGCAGCGCGGGGCTGGACCTGGTGGAGGTTTCGCCCACGTCGCGTCCCCCCGTGTGCCGCATCATGGACTACGGGAAATTCAAGTACGAGCAGAGCAAGCGGACGCGCAAGGCGAAAAAGCACCAGCACGTGACGCGCATGAAGGAAGTCAAGCTCCGTCCGAAGGTCGAGGAGCACGACTACCTGTTCAAGGTGAACCACGCGCGCCAGTTCCTCTCGGAGCGGGACAAGGTGAAGGTCTCGCTCACGTTCCGGGGACGCGAGCTCGCGCACCAGGAACTCGGCCACAAGATCATCCAGCGCGTCGCCGCCGACCTGGCCGACGTGGGCCAGGTGGAGATGCCGGCGCGCATGGAAGGCAGGATTCTCGTCATGGTCCTGATCCCCAAGCCGGGGCTCAAGCCCAAGCCGCGCGAAGGCGAAGGCGAGCACGCGGAGGCGCCGGCGGCGGTGCCGGCGAGGCCCGCGGCGCCGAAGCCGGAGTAA
- a CDS encoding threonine--tRNA ligase, with amino-acid sequence MQQTFKNPREEQLYRIRHSCAHVMATAVTELFPETKVAGGPPVDDGFYYDFARPTPFTPEDLEKIEARMREIVKADQPFEYMEAARDEALKRFEGQGERYKLHFIHEIPSGEKVTYYKNGPFLDLCRGPHVESTGRIPAFKLTRLAGAYWLGDEKNEMLQRIYGTAWDSPEALADYLHRLEEAARRDHRKLGRELNLFSIHEDVGGGLVLWHPKLGMVRHLIETFWKDEHLKRGYQLVYTPHIASEKVYQTSGHLENYADLMYGAMDIEGQPYRVKPMNCPAHIKIFQTRKWSYRDLPVRYAELGTVYRYERSGVLHGMQRVRGFTQDDSHIFCTPEQLPAEIEGVLELMDTLLKAFGYEYKVFLATRPKDHYLGTDQEWDLATAALVSALDRRGLPYEVDEGGGAFYAPKIDVKLTDAIGREWQCPTIQVDLNLPKRFDVTYTAADGKDHEVIMVHRALLGSMERFVGNYIEHVAAEFPVWLAPVQAMILPMNDDLLPYSEGVATELRAQGLRVEIDRRPEKIGHKIRDAELQKVPYMLVVGKREAEAGQVSVRHKRRGQEGVTTPAEWAKKVLAEVAAKA; translated from the coding sequence GTGCAGCAGACGTTCAAGAACCCGCGCGAGGAGCAGCTGTACCGCATCCGGCACAGCTGTGCGCACGTGATGGCCACCGCCGTCACCGAGCTGTTCCCCGAGACCAAGGTCGCCGGCGGCCCGCCGGTGGACGACGGCTTCTACTACGACTTCGCGCGTCCCACGCCGTTCACGCCCGAGGACCTCGAGAAGATCGAGGCCCGGATGCGCGAGATCGTCAAGGCCGACCAGCCGTTCGAGTACATGGAGGCCGCCCGCGACGAGGCGCTGAAGCGCTTCGAGGGCCAGGGCGAGCGCTACAAGCTGCACTTCATCCACGAGATCCCGTCGGGGGAGAAGGTCACCTACTACAAGAACGGTCCCTTCCTGGACCTGTGCCGCGGTCCGCACGTGGAGAGCACCGGGCGCATCCCGGCGTTCAAGCTCACCCGGCTGGCCGGCGCCTACTGGCTGGGCGACGAGAAGAACGAGATGCTCCAGCGCATCTACGGCACCGCGTGGGACAGCCCCGAGGCGCTGGCCGACTATCTCCACCGCCTGGAGGAGGCCGCGCGACGCGACCACCGCAAGCTGGGCCGGGAGCTCAACCTGTTCTCCATCCACGAGGACGTCGGCGGCGGGCTGGTGCTGTGGCACCCCAAGCTGGGCATGGTGCGCCACCTGATCGAGACCTTCTGGAAGGACGAGCACCTCAAGCGCGGCTACCAGCTGGTGTACACCCCCCACATCGCCAGCGAGAAGGTCTACCAGACCTCCGGGCACCTGGAGAATTACGCGGATCTCATGTACGGCGCGATGGACATCGAGGGCCAGCCCTACCGGGTGAAGCCCATGAACTGCCCCGCGCACATCAAGATCTTCCAGACCCGCAAGTGGAGCTACCGTGACCTGCCGGTGCGCTACGCCGAATTGGGCACGGTGTACCGCTACGAGCGCTCCGGCGTGCTGCACGGAATGCAGCGGGTGCGGGGCTTCACCCAGGACGACTCCCACATCTTCTGCACCCCCGAGCAGCTTCCGGCCGAGATCGAAGGGGTGCTGGAGCTGATGGACACCCTGCTCAAGGCGTTCGGTTACGAGTACAAGGTGTTCCTGGCCACGCGCCCGAAGGACCACTACCTGGGCACCGACCAGGAGTGGGACCTGGCCACCGCCGCGCTGGTGAGCGCCCTGGATCGCCGGGGCCTGCCCTACGAAGTGGACGAGGGCGGGGGCGCCTTCTACGCCCCCAAGATCGACGTGAAGCTCACCGACGCCATCGGCCGCGAGTGGCAGTGTCCCACCATCCAGGTGGACCTGAACCTGCCCAAGCGCTTCGACGTCACCTACACCGCGGCCGACGGCAAGGACCACGAGGTGATCATGGTCCACCGGGCGCTGCTGGGCTCCATGGAGCGCTTCGTGGGCAACTACATCGAGCACGTGGCCGCGGAGTTCCCGGTGTGGCTGGCGCCGGTGCAGGCCATGATCCTGCCCATGAACGACGACCTGCTGCCGTATTCGGAGGGCGTGGCGACGGAGCTGCGGGCGCAGGGACTGCGGGTGGAAATCGACCGCCGGCCCGAGAAGATCGGCCACAAGATCCGCGACGCGGAGCTGCAGAAGGTGCCCTACATGCTGGTGGTGGGCAAGCGGGAGGCGGAGGCCGGCCAGGTCTCGGTGCGCCACAAGCGCCGGGGCCAGGAGGGGGTGACCACCCCCGCCGAGTGGGCGAAAAAAGTCCTTGCCGAGGTTGCGGCGAAGGCCTAG
- a CDS encoding twin-arginine translocase TatA/TatE family subunit has protein sequence MFDIGGSEALIIVLAILLLFGAKRIPDLARSMGAGIREFRRAMADISTEVQNATSVDPAPPHRSLAPVLPPPESSLPQLTTILEEQRAAREGVAGAPPAPDASGPQTGAPGPASAANPALPTNPADPAGPAAPAGLSGPTK, from the coding sequence ATGTTCGACATCGGCGGCAGCGAAGCCCTGATCATCGTGCTGGCCATCCTCCTGCTCTTCGGCGCCAAGAGGATCCCCGACCTGGCCCGGTCCATGGGTGCGGGGATCCGGGAGTTCCGTCGCGCGATGGCCGACATCAGCACCGAGGTCCAGAACGCGACCAGCGTGGATCCCGCGCCGCCCCACCGTTCGCTCGCGCCGGTGCTGCCGCCCCCGGAGAGCTCCCTGCCGCAGCTGACCACCATCCTCGAGGAACAGCGGGCCGCGCGCGAAGGTGTCGCCGGAGCGCCGCCGGCCCCGGACGCCTCCGGGCCGCAGACCGGGGCTCCCGGTCCCGCGAGCGCCGCGAACCCGGCGCTTCCCACGAACCCGGCGGATCCCGCCGGCCCGGCAGCGCCCGCCGGCCTGTCCGGCCCCACGAAGTAG
- the aroF gene encoding 3-deoxy-7-phosphoheptulonate synthase has translation MVIVMRPDCSREDVLRVEARLAAMGLHLFRSEGALKTVIGALGDTKSVDPRDFEVMPGVVEAHRVTEPFKLASRTFHPENSVIRAGEALVGGPEVILMAGPCTVESEAQTMSAAESVAAAGAKILRGGAFKPRSSPYSFQGLGEEGLKILRRAGDRFGLAVISEVMDPSQIGLMLPYIDIFQVGARNMQNFALLRELGKARKPVLVKRGLSATIEEWLMSAEYVMAGGNHDVMLCERGIRTFEPYTRNTLDISAIPVIHKLSHLPIIVDPSHAIGIRAKVPPLAMGAVAAGADGLLIEVHPDPDTALCDGAQSLFPGQFAELADKLRVIAPAAGRTLAPRPRGTRAAGPGAAGSKPSSSRIA, from the coding sequence ATGGTCATCGTGATGCGCCCCGACTGTTCCCGTGAGGACGTCCTGCGCGTGGAGGCGCGCCTCGCCGCGATGGGGCTGCACCTGTTCCGTTCCGAGGGCGCGCTCAAGACCGTCATCGGCGCCCTGGGCGACACCAAGTCGGTGGACCCCCGGGACTTCGAGGTCATGCCCGGAGTGGTGGAAGCCCACCGCGTCACCGAGCCCTTCAAGCTGGCCAGCCGCACCTTCCATCCCGAGAACAGCGTGATCCGCGCGGGCGAGGCCCTGGTGGGCGGGCCCGAGGTGATCCTGATGGCCGGGCCGTGCACCGTGGAGAGCGAGGCGCAGACCATGTCCGCCGCGGAGAGCGTGGCGGCCGCCGGCGCCAAGATCCTGCGCGGCGGCGCGTTCAAGCCGCGCAGCTCCCCGTATTCGTTCCAGGGCCTGGGGGAGGAGGGCCTCAAGATCCTGCGCCGCGCCGGCGACCGCTTCGGCCTGGCCGTGATCAGCGAGGTGATGGACCCCAGCCAGATCGGGCTGATGCTGCCCTACATTGACATCTTCCAGGTGGGCGCGCGCAACATGCAGAACTTCGCGCTGCTGCGGGAGCTGGGCAAGGCGCGCAAGCCGGTGCTGGTGAAGCGCGGGCTCTCCGCCACCATCGAGGAATGGCTGATGTCGGCCGAGTACGTGATGGCCGGCGGCAACCACGACGTGATGCTGTGCGAGCGCGGCATCCGCACCTTCGAGCCCTACACCCGCAACACCCTAGACATCTCCGCCATCCCGGTGATCCACAAGCTGTCACACCTGCCGATCATCGTGGACCCCAGCCACGCCATCGGGATCCGGGCCAAGGTGCCGCCGCTGGCCATGGGGGCGGTGGCCGCCGGCGCGGACGGGCTGCTGATCGAAGTCCACCCGGACCCCGACACCGCGCTGTGCGACGGCGCGCAGTCGCTGTTCCCGGGCCAGTTCGCCGAACTGGCCGACAAGTTGCGGGTGATCGCCCCCGCAGCGGGCCGCACCCTGGCACCCCGGCCGCGCGGCACACGCGCGGCGGGGCCCGGCGCCGCGGGCAGCAAGCCGTCCTCCAGCCGCATCGCCTGA
- the aroC gene encoding chorismate synthase, with protein MSSTFGRVLRVTTFGESHGPALGGVVEGVPSGLPLRCEDLQRDLDRRRPGQSAVTTQRQEADRVEILSGVFEGITTGTPVGFLVRNQDAQSKDYDAIREVFRPGHADFSYFVKYGHRDHRGGGRASGRETLCRVAAGAIARRMLEPEGVAVQAYTTRIGNIEAVRRDYEEAERNVVRAPDAEAAARMAELLVTLREEGDSVGGIVEVVARNVPAGLGDPVMDKLDAVLAMAMMSIGTIKGVEIGDGFEATRLRGSQAHDAMDASGFRSNHAGGILGGISTGQDIVMRLAIKPTSSLRVPQASVDTAGREITVVTEGRHDPCVCPRVVPVAEAMMALTLADAWLVQKTVRALG; from the coding sequence ATGAGCTCGACCTTCGGACGCGTCCTGCGCGTCACCACCTTCGGCGAGTCCCACGGCCCCGCGCTGGGCGGGGTGGTGGAGGGCGTGCCCAGCGGCCTCCCGCTCCGCTGCGAGGACCTGCAGCGCGACCTGGACCGCCGCCGGCCCGGCCAGAGCGCCGTCACCACGCAGCGCCAGGAGGCGGACCGCGTGGAGATTCTCTCGGGTGTGTTCGAGGGCATCACCACCGGCACGCCGGTCGGCTTCCTGGTCCGCAACCAGGACGCGCAGTCGAAGGACTACGACGCCATCCGCGAGGTGTTCCGGCCGGGACACGCGGACTTCTCGTACTTCGTGAAGTACGGGCATCGTGACCACCGCGGCGGCGGGCGCGCCTCGGGCCGCGAGACTCTGTGCCGCGTGGCCGCCGGAGCCATCGCCCGGCGCATGCTGGAGCCCGAGGGGGTGGCGGTGCAGGCGTACACCACCCGCATCGGCAACATCGAGGCGGTCCGCCGCGACTACGAGGAGGCGGAGCGCAACGTGGTGCGCGCACCCGACGCCGAAGCCGCCGCGCGCATGGCCGAACTGCTGGTCACGCTGCGCGAGGAGGGCGACTCGGTGGGCGGGATCGTGGAGGTGGTGGCGCGAAACGTGCCCGCGGGGCTCGGGGACCCGGTGATGGACAAGCTCGACGCGGTGCTGGCCATGGCCATGATGTCCATCGGGACCATCAAGGGCGTCGAGATCGGCGACGGGTTCGAAGCCACGCGGCTGCGCGGCTCGCAGGCCCACGACGCGATGGACGCCTCGGGCTTCCGGTCCAACCACGCCGGCGGGATCCTCGGCGGGATCAGCACCGGCCAGGACATCGTGATGCGCCTAGCGATCAAGCCCACGTCCTCGCTGCGGGTGCCGCAGGCGAGCGTGGACACCGCGGGCCGGGAAATCACCGTGGTCACCGAGGGGCGACACGACCCGTGCGTGTGCCCGCGCGTGGTCCCCGTGGCGGAGGCCATGATGGCCCTCACGCTGGCCGACGCGTGGCTGGTGCAGAAGACGGTCCGCGCCCTGGGCTAG